The sequence CCACGCGGGCGAGGGCGAGGGCCCGGCCAGCATCCGGCAGGCGCTCGGCCCCGGCCGCACCGAGCGTCTGGGCCACGGCATCCGGATCCTGGACGACCCCGACCTGGTGGCCGAGGTCCGCGAACGCGGAATCCCCCTGGAGGTCTGCCCGTCCTCCAACGTCGCCCTGGGCTTCGTCCCGTCCCTGGACGCGCACCCCCTCCCCCGCCTCCGCGAGGCCGGCCTGCTGGTCACCCTCAACACCGACATCCCCGCCCTGATCGACACCCCTCTCGCCACCGAGTACGCCCACGTCCGCGCAGCCTTCGCCTACGACGACCCCACGCTGGCCGAGCTGGCCCACGCCGCCGTGACCGCCTCCTTCGCCTCACCCCAGACCAAGAAGACCCTCCATGAAGAAATAGGAGCCTGGCTCACCGCCCCACCCCCTCGCTCCAGCCCCTCCTGACCTCGGACCGCCCTCCCCAACCCCGATCACGCAGAGCCGCACGGTGGTGCGCGGCGAACCGGTGGTGCGCGGCGAACCCGCAGCGGCGATGCCGACGCCAGTGGATTACCCGATCGGGGTCTCTGGCTCGGCCAGGAAGAGGCAGAACGGGTGGCCCACAGGGTCCAGGAAGACCCGGACGTCGTCCTCCGGCTGGAAGTCGGCCAGGACGGCGCCCACGGCCTCGGCGTGCTTCGCGGCGGCGTCCAGATCGTCCACCTCGAAGTCCAGGTGGGCCATCTGCAGTTGGGCGCCCTCGGCAGCGGGCCATGTGGGGGGTCGGTAGAGCGGCTCTGTCTGGAACGACAGGCCGGTGCCGCCGCCGGGGGGACGCAGCTTCACCCAGTCGGGCTCGTCCTGCACGACCGTCCAGTCGAGCAGGCGCCGGTAGAAGTCCGCCAGCGCGTGCGGATCGGGGGCGTCGAGGACGGGGGCGGACAGGGTCAGACGGCTCATGGCGGCTCCCGACGGCAGTCGATCATGTGAGGGGATGCTGCCCGGGAGGAGCGCGGACATGCGAAAGGCCCGCGGCCGGATGACCGGTCGCGGGCCTTTGCGCGCGGGACGTCAGTCCTTGTTGAAGTTGACCGCGCCCTCGACGGGCGGCGGGCTGTCGGGGACGGTCGACGGCTTCGGAACGCCCTTGAAGGTGAACTTGGCGTTCTCGGTGGTGTCGGGGTTGTCGGGGTCGAAGCCCTCGGTGCCCACGATCACGATCTGGCCGGCCTTGAGCTCGTTGTAGAGGATCTTCTCCGACAGGTTGTCCTCGATCTCGCGCTGGATGGTGCGGCGCAGCGGCCGGGCGCCCAGCACCGGGTCATACCCGCGCAGCGCCAGCAGGTCCTTGGCCTCCTGCCGCAACTCGATGCCCATGTCGCGGTCGTGCAGCCGCTGGTCGACCTTGGCGATCATCAGATCCACGATCTGGATGATCTCCTTGGGCGTGAGCTGGTGGAACACCACCGTGTCATCGACACGGTTGAGGAACTCGGGCCGGAAGTGCTGCTTGAGCTCCTCCGACACCTTGGCCTTCATCCGCTCGTACGAGCCCTGCTCGTCGTTCTGCCGGGCGAACCCCATCGACACGCCCTTGGAGATGTCCTTGGACCCAAGGTTGGTGGTCATGATGATCACCGTGTTCTTGAAGTCCACCACCCGGCCCTGGGCATCGGTCAGCCGACCGTCCTCCAGGATCTGCAGCAGCGAGTTGAAGATGTCCTGGTGGGCCTTCTCGATCTCATCGAACAGCACCACCGAGAACGGCTTGCGCCGCACCTTCTCGGTCAGCTGACCGCCCTCCTCATACCCGACATAGCCGGGCGGAGAACCGAACAGCCGCGACACCGTGTGCTTCTCCATGAACTCCGACATGTCCAGCTGGATCAGCGCGTCCTCGTCACCGAACAAGAACTCCGCCAGCGTCTTGGACAACTCGGTCTTCCCCACCCCAGAGGGACCGGCGAAGATGAACGACCCACCCGGCCGCTTGGGATCCTTCAACCCCGCCCGGGTCCGGCGGATCGACTGCGACAACGCCCTGATCGCGTCTTCCTGCCCGATCACCCGCTTGTGGAGCTCGTCCTCCATCCGCAGCAACCGAGTCGACTCCTCCTCGGTCAACTTGAACACCGGGATCCCCGTCGCCGTCGCCAGCACCTCGGCGATCAACTCATCGGTGACCTCGGCGACCACGTCCATGTCGCCGGCCTTCCACTCCTTCTCCCGCTGCGCCTTCTGCCCCAGCAGCTGCTTCTCCGAATCACGCAGCGCCGCGGCCTTCTCGAAGTCCTGCGCGTCGATCGCCGACTCCTTGTCCCGACGCACATCAGCGATCTTCTCGTCGTACTCCCGCAGATCCGGCGGCGCGGTCATCCGACGGATCCGCATCCGCGACCCCGCCTCATCGATCAGATCGATCGCCTTGTCCGGCAAGAACCGATCAGAGATGTAGCGATCCGCCAACTGCGCCGCCGCCACCAGAGCACTATCGGTGATCGACACCCGATGATGCGCCTCGTAACGATCCCGCAGCCCCTTGAGGATCTCGATCGTGTGCGACAACGACGGCTCGGCCACCTGAATCGGCTGGAACCGCCGCTCCAACGCCGCATCCTTCTCCAGATGCTTGCGGTACTCATCCAGCGTCGTCGCACCGATCGTCTGCAACTCGCCCCGCGCCAGCATCGGCTTCAGAATCGACGCCGCATCGATCGCGCCCTCAGCCGCCCCCGCACCCACCAGCGTGTGCAGCTCATCGATGAACAAGATGATGTCACCACGCGTCCGGATCTCCTTGAGCACCTTCTTCAGACGCTCCTCGAAATCACCCCGGTAACGCGACCCCGCCACCAACGCACCCAGATCCAGGGTGTACAGCTGCTTGTCCTTCAACGTCTCGGGCACCTCACCCTTGACGATCTTCTGCGCCAACCCCTCCACCACCGCGGTCTTACCCACACCCGGCTCACCCACCAGCACCGGATTGTTCTTGGTACGCCGCGACAGCACCTGCATGACCCGCTCGATCTCCTTGTCCCGGCCGATCACCGGGTCAAGCTTGCCCTCACGCGCCGCCTGCGTCAGGTTCCGACCGAACTGATCCAACACCAACGACGTCGACGGCGCCGCCTCCGACGGACCACCCGAAGCCGCCGGCTCCTTACCCTGATACCCGTGCAGCAACTGGATCACCTGCTGCCGCACCCGGTTCAGATCCGCACCCAGCTTCACCAGCACCTGAGCCGCGACACCCTCACCCTCACGGATCAGACCCAGCAGAATGTGCTCGGTACCGATGTAGTTGTGACCCAGCTGCAACGCCTCACGCAGCGACAGCTCAAGAACCTTCTTGGCACGCGGAGTGAACGGGATGTGACCAGAAGGCGCCTGCTGCCCCTGACCAATGATCTCCTCAACCTGCTGACGCACAGCCTCAAGACTGATCCCCAGGCTCTCCAGAGCCTTGGCGGCAACCCCCTCACCCTCGTGGATCAGACCCAGGAGGATGTGCTCGGTGCCGATGTAGTTGTGGTTGAGCATCCTGGCCTCTTCCTGAGCCAGAACAACAACCCGCCGCGCGCGGTCGGTGAACCTCTCGAACATCTCGTCGCTCCTCACAGAGCGGTTGGGCAGAGTCCGGAACGTCCGGAACTGTCCTTCCGCATGCTAGCCCGCCCCGAGGAGGCCGCCCGGTGCACTCCCACCAGGAGACGTTCCCCAGCTATGCGCTGTTCAGTCTCATCCAACTACCGCATCGGTGCGTCATGTTCCCGCTACGCCCCAAGCGAACGAGGGGCTTTCCGCAGGTCGGTCAAGGCGCGGGCCGAGAGTGCCGAATGAGGGTGGAGTTTCCACCCGCGCGCCCTGTGTACCTCACGGCGGACACGCCGAACCGCGCGGGCGCTACGCCACAAGCGAACGGCGGTTCGCCTCGATCCGGCGGTCCGGCGAATCGGCGGCAGCGCCCCGGCGGGCGACGAACCCGGCCAACGGCTCGCCCGCGCGAGGACTCGCCTCGCGAACGGTGCGCGACTCACGGCGCGAACGGCGAACGGCCCGCCCCACGAACGGAGACGGGCCGACGGCGGTCCGGGCGGATCAGTTGGCCGCCTCGTACTGCTCGATCACGTGAGCCGGGATGCGGCCGCGCTCATTGACCTTGATGCCGTTGTTCTTGGCCCAGGCGCGGATCTCGGCGCTGCGCTCACGGCTGGACGCGCCGCGCTGCCGGCGGCGGCGGTTGACCGTGCCCGCCTTACGGGACTTCTCGACGAACGGCTGCAGCGATTCCCGCAGCTTCGTCGCGTTGGCGCCACTGAGGTCGATCTCGTAGGAGGCGCCGTCGATCGAGAACGCTACGGTCTCGTCCGCCTCGCCACCGTCGAGGTCGTCGACGAGAAGCACTTGAACCTTCTGTGCCATGGGGACAGACCTTTCAGCTTGAGCAAACTCCAATCGAGTGACAAAGATATACCTAGAACTTCGCAGATGACAATTCCAGCATCGACCGTGAACCGACACTCGCACGAAGTCGCCTTCCCGCTCGTGACCGGCTGTAATCGGCCTCATCGTTTCGGGTGCGCAGGACGCTCGGGCGACGCCTGGATCCGGCCCGGCGTCCATGAATTTCCAAGCCCCGGCCACGCGCCCGGGTTTTCAGGCGTGACCGGTGTCACGGCGTACCGTGCTGACCTGCACTGGCGGGCGCATTGGTCCGGGTTTGCGGGCGACGCCGTCGGCACGGCGATTAACCTGCCGTATCGACACTAACCGCGCGCCCGCGTCGTAATACGCAGCCGACCCCGGTCCCGGATCAACGCTCGGACCGGGCGATGTGGACGAATAACGTTGGACGGGCCGGCGCCGAAATCTGTTGCCGCGGCCGGATGCGAGAAGCCCGCGCCCTGCTCAGGATGCGGATGCGCCGCGCCGAGCGCCGTCGCCTCGAAATCGGGAGATTTGGACACAATCCCACCGCCTGTCCCCGTTCTTCGACCCGGTGCCGGAGTCGGGAGCAGGGGCCGGCCTCTGGCCGCGCCCCGGCCACCGGCATGCCGCACGAAAGGTCCGTTCCAAGGGCGGGAGCGTGCCATCCGAAGTAAGTCCACGGCCGCCAACAAGCGGTCTCGTTCTGGTCACCGCAACACCATCGGAGGGAACTGTCAAAGCGGAGGCGACGTCCGGGACGAGACACATCCCACGGGTTTCAGGACCGTAACCGGAACGAGCGGGCATATGCCGCCGGCGCCTCGGACGTCCGGAAACAGCGCCCATCTCGACGAAAACATGTATGGCGCAGGCGAGGGGACCAGGCCGCACGCCCGGCCGCGCACGCGAGTGCGCGGTATCGGACGGGTGTTATCGGGCCCCCGCGAGCACCTCCCGGTGCGGCGGAGAGGGCCTCAGAAGGCCGAGGATTCGGGCCGCGGGCGTTTTACCACGAGCGTCCCCGCGAGCCTGTCATGAACAGCCTGGCGTCGAACGCCCTCGAACACGGCCCCCGCGTTCGCGACCCAGAAGATGCTCGCGAGCAGACCCAGAACGGGAATCGGACGCAGCCCGATCGGCACCGAATAGACGGCGGCCCGCAGAACGCAGCGCAGAACGTCCGGACGCGTGGACGCGCCTACGGCCTCCGCCCCCGGCGGAGCCGCGGTCTCCTCGGGCTCAGGAGCGGCCACGGGCACGAATCCGGGCACGGACACGGGGAGGGCCGACACGTCGCCGAGCCCGGCGTTCTCGTCCGCTCCCCCAGCCCCCCGTGGCGCCGCTTCAGGCGCCTCCTGAGCCGTCGCCGCGACCACCTCGATGCCCGCGACGCGCTTGCCCAGCGTCCGGCCCCAGAGGGCGAGCTGGATCGCTTCGTACAGCAGCATGCATCCGGCCACGGCGGACGGAGCCATGACGTCCGCCGTGTGCCCGGACACCAGTTCGCGGACGACCAGAACGACGGGGACGCCGACGACGAGCGTGTCCACGACGCGCGCCAGGAGCCTCTGCCCCGGCTCGGCGAGCGGTGCCGCCATCGTGCCCTTAGCCCGCGTACTCGGAGTACTCGGAATCGTCATATCCGACCCGCTCGTCGATGACGAGTGTGCCGGCGAAGCGATCGTGCAGCGACTGATGCAGGGGCTGGTCCCAGATCGCCCACAGGTAGGCCATCAGCGCGCCCGCCCAGACCAGCACCATCCCGTACGCGGCGTAGTCCCACACCATCACCGCCAGGACGAGGAAGAAGAAAACGCCGAGCTGGTAACCGACGTGGGTGATCCCGGCCCGCCAGACGGCCTGCGTCGTGGTGATGGGGGTGCCCGCGGGCCGCGCCTGAACAACGCCCAGGCCCAGGACGCGCTTCCCCAGCGTCCGTCCCCACATGGACAACTGCACGGCCTCGTAGATGAACGGCAGCACGGACAGGACGCAGAAGAGGGTGAAGATGATGGGCCAGTTCCACACACCCCCCTCGTCTTCCGTCTTGCTGCCGGGCTTGCCCAGACCGAATGCGCCGATCGTCACCGGGAGGACGAGCGCGAACCCGAAGACCGCGACGAGCGCGTTGTCGATGATTCGCGCTCCCGCCCTACGGTGGATCGGCGCCAGCACCGGCTCACCGCCGTCGTCGTAGGAGCCGTAGTCGTCGTAGGCGGGCTGCTGGTTCCACTGCTCCTGTTGCGGCTGCCATTGCTGCTGGGACTGCTGCTCCCACTGCTGCTGGGACGACCGCTGCTGTGGTTGCTGCCACTGAGAACCTTGGTACGGAGGCGGCGGGCCGTAGGAACCCTGCCCCTGCCGGGGCTGGTAAGGCCGCCCGCCGTGGGGGGAATCGCTCATCTCAGTCCTCCAGGCGAAGCAACATCCGGGTGTTGCCCAACGTATTCGGCTTGACCCGGTCGAGGTTCAAGAACTCTGCCACGCCTTCGTCGTAGGAGCGGAGAAGTTCTTCGTACACCTCTGGCGCCACCGGAGTCCCCAGGATCTGCTGGAAGCCGTGGCGGGCGAAGAACTCCACCTCGAAGGTAAGGCAGAACACCCTTCGCACGCCGAGTTCACGCGCGTTCTCCAGGAGGCGGGTCACGATCCGGTGCCCGATTCCCCGTCCCCCGCATCCTTTGTCCACGGCGACCGAACGGACTTCCGCGAGGTCCTCCCACATGACGTGGAGGGCGCCGCAGCCGACGAGCGGCCCCGGCGTCCCGTGCTGGACGTCCTCGGCGACCCAGAACTCCTGGACGTCCTCGTACAGCTTGACCGTCGTCTTCTTCAGCAGGCGACGCCCCGACCCGGCGTACAGGTCGACGAGCCTGCGGATCTCCTGGACGTCGGCGGTACGTGCACGCCGGATCACGACTTCCACAAGCAGGCGAGATTATCGAACGCCGCGTGCTCGCCGGGCGACGCCCTCCGTCCAACCGTGCCGAGCACCGCGCGCAAGTGACTAGATAAAAGAGACTAGGCACTGCCGAGGGGGGGTCGAAAAGTGAGGCAGAACACAGCGCACGGAACGCGACCCATCCGGCGATTCCCTCGTTCACCGCGCAGCGCGACCTGCGAATTCGCATGTTCTGGTTGGCATCCAATGCGGGGTCCGTTAGTGTCCATCGCTGACGTCGGCCCACCGTAGGACGGAGGCCGCACCGCCGAGTCCCACGGGTCGCAACCAGCTGCCCGGGGAGCCGGGGACCCACTTTCGGAGCGTTTCGGGGAATCGCCCTGAGCGACCACCGTGAGGGGTGAATCCGCAGTCGCGGGCGATCGGTTCGCCCACGGACGCGGACGGGCCGCTCCGGCCCCAACCCGTCAGCTAACCCGGTAGGCGGCTGAGGAGAGGAGTATTCGTGAAGCGATCGCGGCATGCTTCCCTTTCACACTTCCGTGGGCGCGCGGCCATCATGGTCGGCGCGCTCGCCGTCGTTTCGGCCGCTCCGCACGCGATCGCCCCGCATGCGATCGCCGTCGCGCACGCCGACCCCGAGCCCTCCGCCAAGGAGCTGAGGACGAAGGCGCTCAAGCTCGCCGACCAGCTGGAACAGCTCACCGAGCAGTACAACGGGCTGAAGGTCAGGCTCGCGCAGTCGCAGCGCGCCGCCAAGGTCGCCACGGAGAACGCCAAGCGCCAGGAGAAGACGCTGGAGGCGCTCCGCCAGAAGGTCGGATCTCTCGCGGCGACGAGCTACATGCAGGGCGGCTCCGACCCCGCGGTCTCGTTCGTCGCCTCCCAGGACCCGCAGTCCATCCTCGACCAGGCCGCGACCCTCCACTACTTCGCCAAGCAGGACAGCACCCAGGTGCTCGGGCTGATGCAGGCCATGCAGTCCGCTCAGCGTGCCCGCAAGTCTGCCGAGGCCCGCGCCAAGCAGGTGAAGGCCCTGAAGACGCAGCTCGACTCGCAGCGCACGAAGATCACCGACGCCTACGAGAAGATCCGCGGCAAGCTCGTCGACAAGGACCCCACCCAGCTCGCCAAGCTCCCCGTCATCGGCACCGGCAAGGCCGCGCAGGCGCTCCGGTACGCGATGGGCAAGATCGGCCGCCCGTACGTGTGGGGCGCCGCCGGCCCGACCACCTTCGACTGCTCCGGCCTCACGATGTGGGCCTACAAGCAGGTCGGCATCAACCTGCCGCACTACACCGGCAGCCAGTGGAACGCCGGGACGCACGTGTCGCGCGGCGATCTTCAGCCGGGCGACCTCGTCTTCTTCTACTCCGACCTGCACCACATGGGGATCTACGTCGGCGGCGACAAGATGCTGCACGCCCCGCACACCGGGGACGTCGTGAAGATCGCCTCCATGAACGGACGCCCCTTCGCGGGCGGCGTCCGGGTCGCCTAGCTGTGTTCCAAAGTCCCGGCCCACTTCGCTCGCCTGGCGGCTCGCTACGTGACCGGGCCTGGGCGAACGCGGCATCGCTTCGCGATCAGCCCGGTTTCGCTCGCCTCCGGCTTCGCTGCACCGGGCAGGTCACGCGTTCGCGCGCGTGCCCGAGGCGACTTCGAGAAAGGCCCTAGAACCCCGCCACCGCACCCGTCGACTCTGTGAAGCCGATCGACCATCGTGGGGCCGACCGCGCCGCCCTGGTCGGCCGAGGTGCGTCGATCAGGCCCGTCGCGAGGTCGGTCAGTGCTGTCGGAGCCGACCCGTCACGCCGACCGGGTTCGCGGTGCCGTTCACCATGCTGAACTGATCGGGCCGGGGCGCGCCGGCCAGAGCCGTCGCGGGGCCGGGCTCGCCGGAGATCGAGGCGGGCAGGGTGGGCCTGTCAGGCCCGAACGCCGTCCGCGGCGACGCCTTCTGCAGGGACCTACCTGCCAGGGCGCGGGCGCCGCCGCTGCGGGGTCGGACGGAATTCGGATGAGCCGCCGTTTCTCCGGATGACGCTCGCCGTCCCCTGGCGAGCGTCGGGGGGTGCATCGCTAGATGAGCTGCCTCCGGGCCGCCCACACCACGGCCTCGATAGGGGTGTTGACCTCCAGCCGGTCGCAGATCGTCCGCAGCCGGCGCCGCAAGGTCCGAGCGCTCAGTTCCAGCTTGCGTGCCGCCACATCGGCGGTGACACCGCTGGCGATCTGGGCGAGCAACCGGATCTCTTCCTCGCTCAGCCCGAAATCGTCGGTGCCACGACGTGCGAGTGTGGCTGTTTCCACTCCGTCCTCCCTCGTCCGTGGTGATGACCGCGGGGATGCAGCCGTCCGCTGCACAGGCACGGGTTGGACCTCGATCTGTACGCGCGTTGGGTTGCCGGGTCCGGACCCTTCCGGACTTAGATCATCGGATTCCTTTTCTGTCTCACGCGCTTGGCCGGAGGTGGCCGCATGGCCGATTGCGGGGGTGTACGGGGGAACTCCGGGTGACGATTCACTCGTTGGCCTGCCGAGGGAGACGGGATGTGATCGCCAGCCATCCGCCCGCCCCTCCTCGCCGAAACCACCGGTCCTCGCAGTGAACGAAGATCGTGAATCGTTTCAAGCTACGCTTCGGCTCGGAACGCTAGGCGGCCGGATCCGGCCCGTCAAGCGCCGGTCAAGAGCGCTGCGTGCCCGTTCGCTCACCATGTGTGACCGTGCATTCGGTGCCCCGCCATGCCAAACTCCACTACCTGGGAAAACGCCCATGGAGCGGGACGAGGAGCGAGTTGCCACAGACCAGTATTCGTGAGGTCGCGAGGCGTGCTGGAGTCTCAGTTGGGACCGTTTCGAATGTCCTAAACCGGCCAGACCTCGTGGCCGAAGCTACCCGTGACCGCGTCCGCGCGGCGATCGAGGAGCTCGGATTCGTCCGCAACGAGTCCGCGCGCCGGCTCCGCACGGGCCCCGAACGGACCGCGGGCGAGTTCGGCGACCAGCCGCGCCGGGCGTTCGGCGTCCTCGTCGAGGACCTCGCCAACCCGTACGCGACCGATGTCGCTCGGGGCGCCGAGGCCGCGCTCAACGCGGCGGGCCACGACGTCCTCTGGCTGTCCAGCGACCACTCCGCCGACAAGGAGATCCGCCTGCTGGAACTGCTCGCCGACCAGCACGCCGCCGGGGTCCTGGTCATCCCGGTCGGGATCGGCCCCCGCGACATCTCCCGGCTGCGCGCCGCGGGCATGAGCGTGGTGCTGATCGACCGGGACGCCTCCGACGTGTGCTCCGCCCGGGTCGACCATGTGGCGGGCGGCGAGGCCGCCGCCGCGTACCTGCTCGGCATCGGACGGAACCGCATCGCGTTCGTGACCGGGACCCCCGAGCCGCAGCCGTGCGTGGAACGCCGCGACGGGGCCGCCCGCACGATCGTCGAGGCGGGCCTCGGCAAGCCCCCGGTCCTGGTCAAGGACGCCCTGAGCCCCACGGAGGGACGGGCCGCGGCACACCAGATCATGGCCATGTCACCGGTTCCCGACGGCGTGTTCTGCGCCAACGACCTGCTCGCGATCGGCCTGATCAACGAGCTGACCCGGCTCGGCGTCCGCGTCCCCGAGGACATCGCCGTGATCGGCTACGACGACATCGAGCTCGCGGCGAGCGCCGCCGTGCCGCTCACCACCGTCCGCCAGCCGCGCCGCGCGCTCGGCTGGGAGGCCGCCGAGCTGGCGATGGCCGAGATCGGCGAGGGCAAGTCCCACCAGCACCGCCAGGTCGTCCAGCGGCCCGACCTGGTGATTCGGGAAAGCGCCTAGCGTCCCGCGGCCGGCGCTGTTGACATCTCGTCTCGGATTCGGGTCCGCTGAAGGCATGGAGGACACGACGGGCCGGACGGTGCAGGCCGGGGCGGCCGCGGTACTCGGCTTCGATCCGGGCGACCCGGCGTTCCGCGCCGACCCGTACGCCCACTACCGGACGCTCGGAGCCGGCGGGCAGAGCCTGCATCGGACGGACGTCGGCCTGCGCGTCACCGCGTCCTACGAGCTGTGCGAGCGGGTCCTGCGCGACCCGCGGTTCGGGCACCGTCCGTCGGGCGGCGGCGTGTGGCGCGAGGTGCAGGCGCGGCACCGGTCGTTCCTGACCATGGACCCGCCCGACCACACGCGGCTGCGCCGGCTCGTCAGCAAGGCGTTCACACCCCGCCTCGTGGAGCGGCTGCGGCCCCG is a genomic window of Actinomadura citrea containing:
- a CDS encoding LuxR C-terminal-related transcriptional regulator is translated as METATLARRGTDDFGLSEEEIRLLAQIASGVTADVAARKLELSARTLRRRLRTICDRLEVNTPIEAVVWAARRQLI
- a CDS encoding VOC family protein — protein: MSRLTLSAPVLDAPDPHALADFYRRLLDWTVVQDEPDWVKLRPPGGGTGLSFQTEPLYRPPTWPAAEGAQLQMAHLDFEVDDLDAAAKHAEAVGAVLADFQPEDDVRVFLDPVGHPFCLFLAEPETPIG
- a CDS encoding ATP-dependent Clp protease ATP-binding subunit, which codes for MFERFTDRARRVVVLAQEEARMLNHNYIGTEHILLGLIHEGEGVAAKALESLGISLEAVRQQVEEIIGQGQQAPSGHIPFTPRAKKVLELSLREALQLGHNYIGTEHILLGLIREGEGVAAQVLVKLGADLNRVRQQVIQLLHGYQGKEPAASGGPSEAAPSTSLVLDQFGRNLTQAAREGKLDPVIGRDKEIERVMQVLSRRTKNNPVLVGEPGVGKTAVVEGLAQKIVKGEVPETLKDKQLYTLDLGALVAGSRYRGDFEERLKKVLKEIRTRGDIILFIDELHTLVGAGAAEGAIDAASILKPMLARGELQTIGATTLDEYRKHLEKDAALERRFQPIQVAEPSLSHTIEILKGLRDRYEAHHRVSITDSALVAAAQLADRYISDRFLPDKAIDLIDEAGSRMRIRRMTAPPDLREYDEKIADVRRDKESAIDAQDFEKAAALRDSEKQLLGQKAQREKEWKAGDMDVVAEVTDELIAEVLATATGIPVFKLTEEESTRLLRMEDELHKRVIGQEDAIRALSQSIRRTRAGLKDPKRPGGSFIFAGPSGVGKTELSKTLAEFLFGDEDALIQLDMSEFMEKHTVSRLFGSPPGYVGYEEGGQLTEKVRRKPFSVVLFDEIEKAHQDIFNSLLQILEDGRLTDAQGRVVDFKNTVIIMTTNLGSKDISKGVSMGFARQNDEQGSYERMKAKVSEELKQHFRPEFLNRVDDTVVFHQLTPKEIIQIVDLMIAKVDQRLHDRDMGIELRQEAKDLLALRGYDPVLGARPLRRTIQREIEDNLSEKILYNELKAGQIVIVGTEGFDPDNPDTTENAKFTFKGVPKPSTVPDSPPPVEGAVNFNKD
- a CDS encoding amino-acid N-acetyltransferase; this encodes MEVVIRRARTADVQEIRRLVDLYAGSGRRLLKKTTVKLYEDVQEFWVAEDVQHGTPGPLVGCGALHVMWEDLAEVRSVAVDKGCGGRGIGHRIVTRLLENARELGVRRVFCLTFEVEFFARHGFQQILGTPVAPEVYEELLRSYDEGVAEFLNLDRVKPNTLGNTRMLLRLED
- a CDS encoding RDD family protein, giving the protein MAAPLAEPGQRLLARVVDTLVVGVPVVLVVRELVSGHTADVMAPSAVAGCMLLYEAIQLALWGRTLGKRVAGIEVVAATAQEAPEAAPRGAGGADENAGLGDVSALPVSVPGFVPVAAPEPEETAAPPGAEAVGASTRPDVLRCVLRAAVYSVPIGLRPIPVLGLLASIFWVANAGAVFEGVRRQAVHDRLAGTLVVKRPRPESSAF
- a CDS encoding NlpC/P60 family protein, encoding MVGALAVVSAAPHAIAPHAIAVAHADPEPSAKELRTKALKLADQLEQLTEQYNGLKVRLAQSQRAAKVATENAKRQEKTLEALRQKVGSLAATSYMQGGSDPAVSFVASQDPQSILDQAATLHYFAKQDSTQVLGLMQAMQSAQRARKSAEARAKQVKALKTQLDSQRTKITDAYEKIRGKLVDKDPTQLAKLPVIGTGKAAQALRYAMGKIGRPYVWGAAGPTTFDCSGLTMWAYKQVGINLPHYTGSQWNAGTHVSRGDLQPGDLVFFYSDLHHMGIYVGGDKMLHAPHTGDVVKIASMNGRPFAGGVRVA
- a CDS encoding histone-like nucleoid-structuring protein Lsr2 produces the protein MAQKVQVLLVDDLDGGEADETVAFSIDGASYEIDLSGANATKLRESLQPFVEKSRKAGTVNRRRRQRGASSRERSAEIRAWAKNNGIKVNERGRIPAHVIEQYEAAN
- a CDS encoding RDD family protein — protein: MSDSPHGGRPYQPRQGQGSYGPPPPYQGSQWQQPQQRSSQQQWEQQSQQQWQPQQEQWNQQPAYDDYGSYDDGGEPVLAPIHRRAGARIIDNALVAVFGFALVLPVTIGAFGLGKPGSKTEDEGGVWNWPIIFTLFCVLSVLPFIYEAVQLSMWGRTLGKRVLGLGVVQARPAGTPITTTQAVWRAGITHVGYQLGVFFFLVLAVMVWDYAAYGMVLVWAGALMAYLWAIWDQPLHQSLHDRFAGTLVIDERVGYDDSEYSEYAG
- a CDS encoding LacI family DNA-binding transcriptional regulator; this translates as MPRHAKLHYLGKRPWSGTRSELPQTSIREVARRAGVSVGTVSNVLNRPDLVAEATRDRVRAAIEELGFVRNESARRLRTGPERTAGEFGDQPRRAFGVLVEDLANPYATDVARGAEAALNAAGHDVLWLSSDHSADKEIRLLELLADQHAAGVLVIPVGIGPRDISRLRAAGMSVVLIDRDASDVCSARVDHVAGGEAAAAYLLGIGRNRIAFVTGTPEPQPCVERRDGAARTIVEAGLGKPPVLVKDALSPTEGRAAAHQIMAMSPVPDGVFCANDLLAIGLINELTRLGVRVPEDIAVIGYDDIELAASAAVPLTTVRQPRRALGWEAAELAMAEIGEGKSHQHRQVVQRPDLVIRESA